The following coding sequences lie in one Blattabacteriaceae bacterium genomic window:
- the rplO gene encoding 50S ribosomal protein L15, with the protein MNLSSLNQSNRKNKKKRLGRGQGSGKGGTCTRGHKGAKSRSGNSRKLGFEGGQMPLHRRIPKVGFKKISKKKSTVINIDFLQYLVDQGRIKEGKNVSKNVLLDYGIIGKNDFIKILGRGELNVRLTISAHKFSHKAGTAIKIYGGKILFDNV; encoded by the coding sequence ATGAATTTAAGTAGTTTAAACCAAAGCAATAGAAAAAATAAAAAAAAAAGGCTTGGAAGAGGCCAAGGTTCTGGAAAAGGGGGAACATGTACTAGAGGCCATAAAGGAGCAAAGTCACGTTCAGGAAATTCTAGAAAATTAGGCTTCGAAGGAGGGCAGATGCCCTTGCATAGGAGAATACCAAAAGTAGGATTTAAAAAAATTTCTAAAAAAAAGTCTACCGTAATTAATATAGATTTTTTACAGTACCTGGTAGATCAAGGAAGAATTAAGGAAGGGAAAAACGTATCGAAAAATGTTTTATTAGATTATGGAATAATAGGAAAAAATGATTTTATTAAAATTTTGGGTAGAGGTGAATTAAATGTAAGACTTACAATATCAGCACATAAGTTTAGTCATAAAGCTGGAACAGCTATTAAAATTTATGGAGGAAAAATTCTATTTGACAATGTTTGA
- the secY gene encoding preprotein translocase subunit SecY, producing MEEKFYLTMFEYFFSSIKKICKIEDLRFKIGITLGFLLVYRFSSYVPLPGINPQGVIHFMENGNTGEKGLLQIIYSFSGVAFSRASVLALGIMPFISSSIFVHLISLIFPSLKKDGESGRINRIIRMVTIIACFIQAPTYCDILTTKFIPFSYAPKAYLLDLSISMEKVFFWVISIVVLTVGTFFTIWIGENITDKGIGNGVSLIIMSGIVDRFPNALYTEIVSHLGARGGLFFLFFECLLWLLVVCFCVTLIQAVRKVPVQYVGRIEQNSIRLMTRHYIPLKVISVGVMPIIFAQSIMLFTMILSANLRETFKNVYGFWYNLVFSIFIIFFTFFYTAVTIPVHQIADDLKRDGGHIPKVKPGKETLDYLDYILAVVTIPGSFLLVIIAILPSFIVKIGVTNNLALFYGGTSLLIIVGSLLDTMQQIDPYFLNDHYDHLLSLYHQKLWIGIKNT from the coding sequence ATGGAGGAAAAATTCTATTTGACAATGTTTGAATACTTTTTCAGTTCTATTAAAAAGATTTGTAAAATAGAGGATCTCCGCTTTAAGATAGGAATAACTTTAGGGTTTCTTCTAGTTTACAGATTTAGTTCTTATGTTCCACTTCCTGGAATAAATCCACAAGGAGTTATTCATTTTATGGAAAATGGAAATACTGGGGAAAAAGGGCTACTGCAAATTATCTATTCGTTTTCTGGAGTAGCTTTTAGTAGAGCATCTGTTTTGGCTTTAGGAATTATGCCTTTTATATCTTCCTCCATTTTTGTACATTTAATTTCTTTAATTTTTCCTTCTCTTAAAAAAGATGGGGAGAGTGGCCGAATTAATAGGATTATACGGATGGTAACAATAATAGCTTGTTTTATACAAGCTCCCACTTATTGTGATATTCTTACCACAAAATTTATTCCTTTTTCCTATGCACCTAAAGCTTATCTCTTGGATCTTTCTATTTCTATGGAAAAAGTTTTTTTTTGGGTTATTTCTATCGTAGTTCTTACAGTTGGCACATTTTTCACTATTTGGATAGGGGAAAATATTACGGATAAAGGAATAGGAAATGGGGTTTCTTTGATTATTATGTCTGGTATTGTGGACCGATTTCCTAACGCTCTTTATACTGAAATAGTTAGTCATTTAGGAGCAAGGGGAGGATTATTTTTTTTGTTTTTTGAATGTTTGTTATGGTTGCTGGTTGTTTGCTTTTGCGTAACGTTGATACAGGCTGTAAGGAAAGTCCCCGTTCAATACGTTGGTCGAATTGAACAGAATTCTATACGTTTAATGACTAGACATTATATACCATTAAAGGTCATTAGTGTAGGCGTTATGCCAATTATATTTGCTCAGTCTATTATGCTTTTTACGATGATTCTTTCTGCTAATTTAAGAGAAACATTTAAAAATGTTTATGGGTTTTGGTATAATTTAGTCTTTTCTATTTTTATTATATTTTTTACATTTTTTTATACAGCTGTTACGATTCCAGTTCATCAGATTGCAGATGATCTTAAAAGGGATGGAGGACATATTCCCAAAGTGAAACCTGGGAAAGAAACTTTGGATTATTTGGATTATATTTTGGCAGTAGTAACTATTCCTGGATCATTTTTACTAGTTATTATTGCTATACTCCCTTCTTTTATTGTTAAAATAGGGGTTACTAATAATTTAGCTTTATTCTATGGTGGGACTTCCCTACTAATCATAGTAGGATCTCTTTTAGATACCATGCAGCAGATTGATCCCTATTTTTTAAATGATCATTATGATCATCTTCTTAGCTTGTATCATCAAAAATTATGGATAGGAATAAAGAATACATAG
- the infA gene encoding translation initiation factor IF-1 encodes MDRNKEYIEIDGKIIESLPNAMFRVALENKSIITAYISGKMRMHYIKLYPGDKVKLEISAYDLSKARIKYRY; translated from the coding sequence ATGGATAGGAATAAAGAATACATAGAAATTGACGGAAAAATTATTGAATCTCTCCCTAACGCAATGTTTCGCGTTGCGTTGGAAAATAAATCAATAATAACTGCTTATATTTCAGGAAAAATGAGAATGCATTATATAAAGTTATACCCAGGTGATAAAGTGAAACTTGAAATTTCTGCTTATGATTTAAGCAAAGCTAGAATAAAGTATAGATATTGA
- the rpmJ gene encoding 50S ribosomal protein L36 has translation MKVRTSLKKRSDDCKFVKRKGCLRIINKKNPKFKQKQG, from the coding sequence ATGAAAGTAAGAACATCATTAAAAAAAAGAAGCGATGATTGTAAATTCGTTAAACGAAAAGGGTGTCTACGAATAATCAATAAAAAAAATCCTAAATTTAAACAAAAACAAGGTTAA
- the rpsM gene encoding 30S ribosomal protein S13 → MARISGVDLPKNKRGIIGLTYIYGIGKSTARKILARINIDENIKVKDWSNDQINRIRTHILNLVKVEGELRSYNQMNIKRLIDIRCRRGIRHKLGLSVRGQRTKNNCRTRKGKRKTVANKKKAFK, encoded by the coding sequence ATGGCTAGAATTTCAGGGGTAGATTTACCGAAAAACAAAAGGGGGATTATAGGATTAACCTATATCTATGGAATAGGAAAAAGTACAGCTAGAAAAATTTTAGCTAGGATAAACATTGATGAGAATATTAAGGTGAAAGATTGGTCAAATGACCAAATTAACCGTATTAGAACCCATATTCTTAATCTGGTTAAGGTGGAAGGGGAATTACGTTCATATAATCAGATGAACATAAAAAGACTTATTGACATAAGATGTCGTAGAGGTATTAGGCATAAACTAGGTTTATCAGTTAGAGGTCAACGAACAAAAAATAATTGTCGAACTAGAAAAGGTAAGAGAAAAACTGTAGCCAATAAGAAAAAAGCTTTCAAGTAG
- the rpsK gene encoding 30S ribosomal protein S11 translates to MKKNKKVIVDYVGEAHIKSTFNNIIITLTNKKGDVIAWASAGRIGFRGAKKNTPYAAKITAETVAKEGMEYGLKKIDVIIQGPGIGRDSALRALSNTGMKILAIRDVTPLPHNGCRPPKKRRV, encoded by the coding sequence ATGAAAAAAAATAAAAAAGTTATTGTAGATTATGTTGGAGAGGCTCATATAAAGTCTACTTTTAATAATATTATCATTACTCTTACGAATAAAAAAGGAGACGTTATTGCATGGGCTTCAGCTGGTAGAATAGGATTTAGGGGGGCAAAAAAAAATACTCCTTATGCGGCTAAAATTACAGCAGAAACCGTAGCCAAAGAAGGTATGGAATATGGATTAAAAAAAATCGACGTAATTATACAAGGCCCAGGTATTGGTAGAGATTCAGCTCTACGTGCATTAAGCAATACAGGTATGAAAATCCTGGCAATTAGAGATGTAACTCCATTACCCCATAATGGATGTCGTCCTCCTAAAAAAAGAAGAGTTTAA
- the rpsD gene encoding 30S ribosomal protein S4, whose protein sequence is MAKYIGPRGKIERKFGEPLYGKTKAFSRKKYPPGQHGLNRKKIGIVKRSEYSIQLSEKQKVKHIYGILERQFFNMFEKASKKKGVTGELLLQSCESRLDNVVYRLGLAPSRASARQLVSHRHIMVDDRIVNIPSYSLKPRDTIKVREKSKKHPIIHKSLSMRTHPINDWLFWDSKKMTGIFQSIPRREQIPENIKEQLIVELFSK, encoded by the coding sequence ATGGCAAAATACATAGGACCTAGAGGAAAAATTGAACGAAAATTTGGAGAACCCTTATATGGTAAAACTAAAGCTTTTAGCAGAAAAAAATATCCTCCAGGCCAACATGGCTTAAATAGAAAAAAAATAGGAATCGTAAAAAGATCGGAATATTCTATTCAGTTATCTGAAAAACAGAAAGTGAAGCATATATATGGTATATTAGAACGGCAGTTTTTCAATATGTTTGAAAAAGCTTCTAAAAAAAAAGGTGTTACTGGTGAATTACTCTTGCAGAGTTGTGAATCTCGTTTAGACAATGTGGTCTATAGACTTGGATTGGCTCCTTCAAGAGCTTCAGCTCGTCAATTAGTTTCTCATAGACACATTATGGTGGATGATAGAATAGTAAATATACCCTCTTATAGCCTAAAACCTAGAGATACTATAAAAGTTAGAGAAAAATCTAAAAAACATCCAATAATTCATAAATCTCTAAGTATGAGAACTCATCCTATAAATGATTGGTTGTTTTGGGATAGCAAAAAAATGACGGGGATTTTTCAAAGTATACCTAGAAGGGAACAGATTCCAGAAAATATTAAAGAACAATTAATTGTTGAACTTTTTTCCAAATAA
- a CDS encoding DNA-directed RNA polymerase subunit alpha, whose translation MDLQNFIKPDKPLVLNSNQESGLFQIKPLAPGFGCTIGNSLRRVLLSSLDGFAVTSIKIEGVGHEFSTIKGVLEDVTEIVLNFKKIRFKKIKKSGNEKNIETVYANLIDNDCVTAESLEKFITSFKVLNPDLIICNKYKSEPLSIIFTIEIGIGYVPAENNKKKELSLGTIFMDSIHTPIKNVKYSIEEKYCLAKKHNLETLLLEIKTDGSISPEDALKKASNILMQHFSIVSDSDEFRKTYEEAKKEDTEKIWRLLKTNISDVENLGKRTLNCFKAAGIKTFSDLVYYNEETLLKLKNFGRKSLEEVEYEMKKRGLYFGMDPSKDLLNRDNNP comes from the coding sequence ATGGATTTACAAAATTTCATTAAACCAGATAAACCTTTAGTTTTAAATTCAAACCAAGAATCTGGTCTTTTCCAGATTAAACCTTTAGCTCCAGGTTTTGGTTGCACCATTGGAAATTCACTTAGAAGAGTTCTTTTGTCGTCTTTGGATGGATTTGCTGTTACCTCAATAAAAATTGAGGGAGTAGGGCATGAATTTTCTACAATAAAAGGAGTTCTGGAAGATGTAACTGAAATTGTACTAAATTTTAAAAAAATCCGCTTTAAAAAAATAAAAAAAAGCGGTAATGAGAAAAACATTGAGACTGTTTATGCAAATCTTATTGATAATGACTGCGTCACTGCAGAGTCTCTAGAAAAATTCATTACTTCATTTAAAGTACTGAATCCAGATTTAATTATTTGTAACAAATATAAATCTGAACCGCTCTCTATTATTTTTACTATAGAAATAGGGATAGGATATGTTCCTGCTGAAAATAATAAGAAAAAAGAGTTGTCTCTAGGTACTATATTCATGGATTCTATCCATACCCCTATTAAAAATGTTAAATATTCTATAGAAGAAAAATATTGTTTGGCGAAAAAACATAACTTGGAGACCCTATTGTTAGAAATAAAAACGGATGGTTCCATTTCTCCAGAAGATGCCTTAAAAAAAGCTTCAAATATATTAATGCAACATTTTTCTATTGTCTCTGACTCTGACGAGTTCAGAAAAACTTATGAAGAAGCTAAAAAGGAGGATACTGAAAAAATTTGGAGACTGTTAAAAACAAATATTTCTGATGTAGAAAATTTAGGAAAACGTACTTTGAACTGCTTTAAAGCAGCAGGAATAAAGACTTTTTCAGATTTAGTTTATTATAATGAAGAGACTCTTCTTAAATTGAAGAATTTTGGTAGAAAATCTTTGGAAGAAGTAGAATATGAAATGAAGAAAAGAGGTTTATATTTCGGAATGGATCCATCGAAAGATCTTCTAAATAGAGACAATAATCCATGA
- the rplQ gene encoding 50S ribosomal protein L17, whose translation MKHGKKINHLGKSAPHRKILLAHLANSLLKHKRINTTLAKAKSLRRYIEPIISKSRKGDIHSMRMIFKRLQNKAMVAELFNSISEKVSSRPGGYTRIIKTGYRLGDGADTAIIEIVDFNEIYKKNKKISKIDEQN comes from the coding sequence ATGAAACACGGAAAAAAAATAAATCACTTAGGAAAAAGTGCACCTCATAGAAAAATTCTTCTAGCTCATTTGGCGAATTCACTTCTCAAACATAAGAGGATAAATACTACTCTAGCAAAGGCTAAATCATTAAGGAGGTATATAGAACCAATAATTTCTAAAAGTAGAAAGGGAGATATTCATTCTATGCGAATGATATTTAAACGGTTACAAAATAAAGCTATGGTTGCAGAACTTTTTAACTCTATTTCAGAAAAAGTATCTAGTCGTCCAGGAGGTTATACAAGAATTATTAAAACAGGGTATAGATTGGGAGATGGAGCAGATACTGCTATTATTGAAATAGTTGATTTTAATGAAATATACAAAAAAAACAAGAAAATCAGTAAAATAGATGAGCAAAATTAA
- the aroC gene encoding chorismate synthase, producing MAGNTYGKLFKLTTFGESHGGAIGGIIDGCPSGLSVNFEKIQYELSRRKPGQSSIVTQRREDDFVTFFSGIFNGITTGTPIGFSIYNRNQKSIDYEHIKSVYRPSHSDFTYDKKYGLRDYRGGGRSSARETVCRVAAGSIAKQLLMLKNVKIIAYVSSVEEFSLEKNFINLDLNSIESNPIRCPNPYISSKMIDLIKKVRKSGDSVGGVISCVIKNVPIGLGEPIFNKLHAELAHAMLSINAAKGFEFGSGFSGTHMRGCNHNDIFNVDGTSKKNFSGGIQGGISNGIDIYFSVAFKPIATLMSTQITLDKNENICLSKGKGRHDPCVLPRAVPIVEAMAALVLADYWLYGKLTKL from the coding sequence ATGGCTGGTAATACTTACGGTAAACTTTTTAAGCTGACCACTTTCGGGGAAAGTCACGGAGGAGCTATAGGTGGAATAATAGATGGATGCCCATCTGGGCTTTCAGTAAATTTTGAAAAAATCCAATACGAACTATCTAGAAGAAAACCTGGACAATCATCCATTGTTACTCAACGTAGAGAAGATGATTTTGTAACCTTCTTCTCTGGAATTTTTAATGGAATTACGACAGGGACCCCTATTGGATTTTCTATTTACAATAGAAATCAAAAATCAATAGATTATGAGCATATAAAATCTGTATATAGACCTTCCCATTCGGATTTTACATATGATAAAAAATATGGATTAAGAGATTATAGAGGAGGTGGCAGATCTTCTGCCAGAGAAACAGTTTGCAGAGTAGCCGCTGGATCTATTGCCAAACAATTACTAATGCTAAAAAACGTAAAAATAATTGCTTACGTTTCCTCCGTTGAGGAGTTTAGCTTAGAGAAAAACTTTATAAATCTAGATCTCAACTCTATAGAATCTAATCCTATTCGCTGTCCAAATCCATATATTTCCAGTAAAATGATAGATTTAATTAAAAAAGTGAGAAAATCTGGAGACTCCGTAGGAGGAGTAATAAGTTGTGTCATTAAAAATGTACCAATTGGACTAGGAGAGCCCATTTTTAATAAACTTCATGCAGAATTAGCTCACGCTATGTTATCTATTAATGCAGCTAAAGGGTTCGAATTCGGAAGTGGATTCTCTGGAACCCATATGAGGGGGTGTAATCACAATGATATTTTTAACGTTGATGGAACCTCGAAAAAAAATTTTTCTGGGGGAATTCAAGGTGGAATATCTAATGGGATTGACATATATTTTAGCGTAGCCTTCAAGCCCATAGCAACTTTGATGAGTACACAGATAACCTTAGATAAAAATGAAAATATATGCCTTTCCAAAGGAAAAGGACGGCATGATCCTTGCGTTCTCCCTAGAGCAGTTCCTATTGTGGAAGCTATGGCTGCCTTAGTTTTAGCTGATTATTGGCTTTATGGAAAGCTAACAAAACTATGA